In the Sulfobacillus thermosulfidooxidans DSM 9293 genome, CTCTATACTTCCCACGGTCATTCGCCAATATCAACGAATACATAAAGACATCCAATTTGCAGTGACAGAAGGTAGTTCGCAACGCCTGTTAAAATCTATTACAGCGGGCGATCTCCATCTCGCTTTAGTCGATTTACCCCTAAGCGATCCCCTCTTAGCTGTCGAAACTCTGTGGACCGAAGAGTTAATCCTTATCACGCCCCACGCGATGCCTATGCCGCCAGGTCCCTTATCATTAGAACAGGTCCGTCACCTCCCTTTTATTACGATGGAACCCGGTTATGGACTTCGAGATGCGTTATTTCGCATGGCCCAAGCTCGCGGTTTTAACCCCCACATCGTTCATGAACTGACCAGTATTGGCGCCATCATTGGTTTTGTGGAACATGGTTTTGGGATTAGTGTCGTACCCGAACGGACCGTGGAATTAGAAATTCAATCTCGCCGCATCGGTTTCGTGCGCCTAGCCCAAAGCAATACGCGAGACATTGGCATGATTTGGCGCGCCCATCGGCGCTTACCCGATCCGGTCCAAACGTTTTTGGCATTTCTGCGCACCTATGGATGGCAATCTAAGTAACATTTTGAGAGGTTTTGGGAATTTTTCTCCTAAATCTGTGAAAACACGTGATAAATGGTCATTGCACGTGTCAAATGGTTCTATTGAGTAATAATTGGTCTCTACATATAATGACAAATTTATCGTTATTTCGTATAGTGTGTCCGACTCCACGCGCCGAATCGTAATTTTTGTAATTACGTACGGGGGATTACTAGGATTTTATCCTAGGGTGAATCGTTTGCCATAACGGGCAAATGTAGGGCTCCTTCAGCCCGAACCACAGAACTAACCTCGAAGGCAATATCCGAAGGAAGGGAGCCTATTTCTTGAATCTTTTACGGTCAAAAAAAGTCGCTGCGAGCATTGCAGTAGGCTTATTGTCTGTGCCTGCGGCCATGAGTATGTTAACTGTGTCGGCATCATCTCCGTTGACACTCGCATCTGCCAACACCAGTGCCGCCCCGAAATTTTTATCCGCGCGTTTTTATACCGTGCAACCTGGGGACACATTAAGTGGTATTGCATATCGGTTCCATACTTCCGTTGCGACACTAGTCGCCTTAAATCACATTAGTAATCCTAACGCGATTTATGTCGGACAAGTCCTGCGTATTAGCAATGCATCGTCCAGCACAGCCTTAGGTTCGGGAACAACGAGTGCTTCTCTCACTTTTGACACCGCCCGTTCTACCTACACAGTGCAGCCGGGCGACACTTTAGGAGCGATCGCGGCCCGGTTCCATGTTACAGTAGCGGAACTGGTAGCATGGAATCATATCGCGAACCCCAACCTCATTGCCGTCGGACAAGTTCTCGTGATTGGTTCAGCATCGGG is a window encoding:
- a CDS encoding LysR family transcriptional regulator, with translation MELKQLEYFVAVADHKSITKGAASLYVSQPTISQQIKLLEEELGHPLFIRHAQGVELTDDGATLLRYALRVLQNVDDAKAEIQGAASSHGTIAIGVLPTLTRSILPTVIRQYQRIHKDIQFAVTEGSSQRLLKSITAGDLHLALVDLPLSDPLLAVETLWTEELILITPHAMPMPPGPLSLEQVRHLPFITMEPGYGLRDALFRMAQARGFNPHIVHELTSIGAIIGFVEHGFGISVVPERTVELEIQSRRIGFVRLAQSNTRDIGMIWRAHRRLPDPVQTFLAFLRTYGWQSK